In Myxocyprinus asiaticus isolate MX2 ecotype Aquarium Trade chromosome 3, UBuf_Myxa_2, whole genome shotgun sequence, the following proteins share a genomic window:
- the LOC127420638 gene encoding interleukin-8-like, which yields MSLRTYLLLAAVTVCCFSTLLAISMEGFTPNNKCHCLITTDHFIPPQFFKRIEILPPGAHCRKTEILITKKDNKTVCVDPKAKWINNVVSKVMKSKRAVKETTVPTVA from the exons ATGTCACTGCGCACATATTTACTGCTGGCAGCTGTTACAGTCTGCTGCTTCTCAACTCTGCTTG CCATCTCAATGGAAGGCTTTACTCCCAATAACAAGTGTCACTGTCTGATCACCACTGATCACTTCATTCCACCTCAGTTTTTCAAGAGGATTGAGATCCTGCCTCCAGGAGCACACTGCCGCAAAACAGAGATCCT AATCaccaaaaaggacaacaaaaccGTTTGTGTTGACCCCAAAGCAAAATGGATCAACAATGTCGTCTCTAAAGTGATGAAGAG caaaAGAGCTGTAAAGGAAACTACTGTACCCACCGTGGCATAA